In the Streptomyces sp. cg36 genome, one interval contains:
- a CDS encoding glyoxalase translates to MALGTLGYSLDGLHHVQLAIPPGAEDLCREFWGDVLGMAEVEKPPALAARGGCWFRGGGLEIHLGVEGDFRPNRKAHPGILVTSLQALAKRLEDKGVSVTWDDNFPGHDRFYAFDKLGNRLEFLEPVRDV, encoded by the coding sequence GTGGCTCTGGGAACGCTCGGATACTCCTTGGACGGCCTGCATCACGTGCAGCTCGCGATCCCTCCAGGCGCTGAGGACCTCTGCCGCGAGTTCTGGGGAGACGTTCTCGGCATGGCAGAGGTCGAGAAGCCGCCGGCGCTGGCGGCTCGTGGCGGGTGCTGGTTCCGAGGTGGTGGCCTGGAGATCCACTTGGGCGTTGAAGGGGACTTCCGCCCGAACAGGAAAGCGCATCCCGGCATCCTTGTGACCTCGCTCCAGGCGCTCGCCAAGCGATTGGAGGACAAAGGAGTGAGCGTCACCTGGGATGACAACTTTCCTGGTCACGATCGCTTCTATGCGTTCGACAAGTTGGGCAATCGGCTCGAGTTCCTCGAACCCGTCCGCGATGTCTGA
- a CDS encoding cytochrome P450 has product MSADTPFVLDPAGRDRAGEDAALRARGPLTRVDVLGIEAWAVTDPALIRQLLTDPRVSKDPRQHWPRFPQDIVGKWPLALWVAVENMFTAYGGDHRRLRRLISPAFSARRITHLAPRIQEITEALLDDLDQIPPGEAADLRERFALPLPIQVIAHLMGLPPSTVSDLRHLVDRVFDTTLAPEEAQANTAQLYALLSNLITAKRRQPGEDLTSDLLATPTDTDEHPLTGQELLDTLLLVISAGYETTVNLIDQAITALLTHPEQRALIDTGAVTWERVVEETLRHQAPVAHLPLRYAVQDIPLDGVTIAQGEAILISYAAAGRHPALHEQADTFDLERLSSEHLAFGHGVHFCLGAPLARLEATSGLRALFTRHPHLALAVPADRLRPWPSFIANGHATLPVLLHPDPSAPTSSREPEAGT; this is encoded by the coding sequence ATGAGCGCCGACACTCCGTTCGTCCTGGACCCCGCCGGCCGCGACCGGGCGGGCGAGGACGCAGCGCTCCGCGCACGCGGGCCCCTCACCCGCGTCGATGTGCTGGGCATCGAGGCGTGGGCTGTCACCGACCCGGCCCTGATCCGCCAACTCCTCACTGACCCACGGGTGTCCAAGGATCCACGGCAGCACTGGCCGCGCTTCCCCCAGGACATCGTCGGGAAATGGCCGCTCGCCTTATGGGTGGCGGTGGAGAACATGTTCACCGCCTACGGCGGCGACCACCGGCGGCTGCGCCGCCTGATCAGCCCCGCCTTCAGCGCCCGGCGCATCACCCACCTCGCCCCCCGCATCCAGGAGATCACCGAGGCTCTCCTCGACGACTTGGACCAGATTCCGCCGGGAGAAGCAGCCGATCTGCGGGAACGGTTCGCGCTGCCACTACCGATCCAGGTCATCGCCCACCTCATGGGCCTTCCCCCCAGCACGGTCAGCGACCTGCGTCACCTCGTCGACCGTGTCTTTGACACCACCCTCGCCCCCGAAGAAGCACAAGCCAACACCGCACAGCTGTACGCCCTCCTGAGCAACCTGATCACCGCCAAACGCCGGCAGCCGGGCGAAGACCTCACCAGCGACCTGCTGGCCACTCCGACCGACACCGACGAACACCCCCTCACCGGACAAGAGCTGCTGGACACCCTGCTGCTGGTCATCAGCGCCGGATACGAGACCACCGTCAACCTGATCGACCAGGCCATCACCGCCCTGCTCACCCACCCCGAACAACGGGCCCTCATCGATACTGGTGCCGTGACGTGGGAAAGGGTCGTCGAGGAGACGCTGCGCCACCAGGCCCCCGTCGCCCACCTCCCGCTGCGCTACGCCGTCCAGGACATCCCCCTGGACGGTGTCACCATCGCCCAGGGCGAGGCGATCCTCATCTCCTACGCCGCAGCCGGCCGCCACCCCGCCCTCCACGAACAGGCCGACACCTTCGACCTTGAACGCCTCTCCAGCGAACACCTGGCCTTCGGCCACGGAGTCCACTTCTGCCTCGGCGCGCCGCTGGCCCGCCTGGAAGCCACCAGCGGCCTGCGCGCCCTGTTCACCCGCCACCCCCACCTGGCCCTCGCGGTCCCTGCCGACCGACTGCGGCCGTGGCCCTCGTTCATCGCCAACGGCCACGCCACCCTGCCTGTCCTGCTGCACCCCGACCCCAGCGCCCCGACATCCTCCCGAGAGCCCGAGGCAGGCACCTGA
- a CDS encoding STAS domain-containing protein: MSTDELAFSVRTRTVGGTFIIEMRGELDILAYHECAASLRELTPRDALDVVLDLRPVTFLDASGIRLLLTVRDEVARHGGRLCLVRAVPRVWQVLRIVRLDDVFTSVDDLPPSLTESAAA; this comes from the coding sequence GTGAGCACAGACGAACTCGCCTTCTCCGTGCGGACTCGCACGGTCGGCGGGACCTTCATCATCGAAATGCGCGGTGAGTTGGACATCCTGGCGTACCACGAATGCGCGGCGAGCCTGCGTGAGCTGACCCCCCGGGACGCCCTCGACGTGGTGCTGGACCTGCGGCCGGTGACGTTTCTGGACGCCAGTGGCATCCGGCTGCTGCTGACCGTGCGGGACGAAGTGGCCCGCCACGGCGGCAGGCTGTGTCTGGTGCGGGCGGTTCCGCGAGTGTGGCAGGTACTGCGCATCGTCCGCCTCGACGACGTCTTCACCTCGGTCGACGACCTTCCGCCGAGTCTGACGGAGAGCGCCGCCGCGTAG
- a CDS encoding helix-turn-helix domain-containing protein, protein MTIEVLPQQPMPSHPRRRDGNVPLPAPEERVRLRRAWRLTEQQVAAAFGVTASTVRSWEAGRTAPTGLRRASYAAFLTGLAQGLVPGPATSAAPESALRPVRRPRRTRRVVPPSTPRTLKERRGAEPLPGGTVPVPPVLPGRAPAPTPGRPVGAGPDPVSPLRVRRFRMTAAAVGVWIAAAQLMATSPPPHW, encoded by the coding sequence ATGACGATCGAGGTTCTTCCCCAGCAGCCCATGCCGTCCCACCCCCGTCGCCGGGACGGCAACGTCCCGCTGCCGGCCCCCGAGGAGCGCGTACGACTGCGCCGGGCGTGGCGGCTCACCGAGCAGCAGGTGGCAGCCGCGTTCGGTGTGACCGCGTCGACGGTCCGCTCCTGGGAGGCGGGACGCACCGCGCCGACCGGTCTGCGGCGGGCGTCCTACGCGGCCTTCCTCACCGGCTTGGCGCAGGGGCTGGTGCCCGGCCCCGCCACCAGCGCCGCCCCCGAGTCCGCCCTGCGGCCGGTCCGGCGGCCCCGGCGCACCCGCCGAGTCGTGCCGCCTTCCACGCCCCGGACGCTGAAAGAACGGCGGGGCGCCGAACCGCTGCCGGGCGGCACCGTGCCCGTACCGCCCGTACTCCCCGGACGCGCTCCGGCACCAACTCCCGGACGGCCGGTCGGTGCTGGACCCGACCCGGTCTCCCCTCTGCGCGTACGAAGGTTCCGGATGACGGCGGCTGCGGTCGGGGTGTGGATCGCCGCGGCGCAGTTGATGGCGACCTCGCCTCCGCCCCACTGGTGA
- a CDS encoding Asp23/Gls24 family envelope stress response protein, protein MTDRIDPPHDTSAHDGDDELLPCGRLLSRVWTDWEAQSADAHQQTCPHCRQAVRGLDELESAVAGWRTEAADLEYDDAEPLTRRIMDVVRLELRPGRPLPLGEPAEDLWIMEATAARALRAAAETVAGVRAGSCRLLDVRADGTVEVRLDVHAPTGVPLPDLTARVREHVVHAADRALGMAVASVHIRVTDLLPPTGDDNREGPTA, encoded by the coding sequence ATGACCGACCGGATCGACCCGCCGCACGACACGTCCGCCCACGACGGTGACGACGAACTCCTGCCCTGCGGACGGCTGCTGTCCCGCGTGTGGACCGACTGGGAGGCCCAGTCCGCCGACGCCCACCAGCAGACCTGCCCGCACTGCCGGCAGGCGGTGCGCGGCCTCGACGAACTGGAGTCCGCCGTAGCCGGGTGGCGCACGGAGGCGGCGGACCTTGAGTATGACGACGCCGAGCCGCTGACCCGCCGGATCATGGACGTCGTCCGCCTCGAACTGCGCCCCGGCCGCCCCCTGCCGCTCGGCGAGCCCGCCGAGGACCTGTGGATCATGGAAGCGACTGCGGCCCGCGCCCTGCGCGCCGCGGCGGAGACGGTCGCGGGCGTCCGCGCCGGTTCCTGTCGCCTCCTCGACGTCCGCGCGGACGGCACGGTCGAGGTCCGCCTCGACGTCCACGCACCGACCGGCGTTCCCCTGCCCGACCTCACCGCGCGGGTACGGGAACACGTCGTCCACGCCGCCGACCGCGCCCTGGGCATGGCCGTGGCGTCCGTGCACATCCGGGTCACCGACCTCCTGCCTCCGACGGGCGACGACAACCGGGAAGGCCCCACGGCATGA
- a CDS encoding RNA polymerase sigma factor, whose product MAGARTASTPPDSAPPDTRPDTDDALLTVRATEGDEDAFAVLVRRHAPSLTRLATRLLGNRTEAEDAVQDAFLSAWRRLPEFQGRSSFGTWIYRIVTNRCLNVLRARRPTAPLEAVGDVPAAEHSTSPARITEGRDAARALREALDLLSAEQRACWVLRELDGRSYEFVAETVGISQEAVRARVFRARRCLTQALGAWR is encoded by the coding sequence GTGGCGGGGGCCCGCACAGCGAGCACACCACCGGACAGCGCACCACCGGACACCCGGCCCGACACGGACGACGCCCTGCTGACGGTCCGTGCCACAGAGGGTGACGAGGACGCGTTCGCCGTGCTCGTGCGTCGGCACGCGCCGTCGCTCACCCGGCTCGCCACCCGACTCCTCGGCAACCGGACCGAGGCGGAGGACGCGGTCCAAGACGCCTTCCTCAGCGCCTGGCGGCGGCTCCCCGAGTTCCAGGGACGCTCCTCCTTCGGGACCTGGATCTACCGGATCGTCACCAATCGCTGCCTGAACGTGCTGCGCGCCCGCAGACCCACCGCCCCGCTGGAAGCGGTCGGCGACGTGCCCGCGGCCGAGCACAGCACCTCTCCGGCCCGGATCACCGAGGGCCGGGACGCGGCGCGCGCACTGCGCGAGGCCCTCGACCTGCTCTCGGCCGAGCAGCGCGCCTGCTGGGTGCTGCGGGAACTGGACGGGCGGTCCTACGAGTTCGTGGCGGAAACAGTGGGCATCAGCCAAGAAGCCGTCCGCGCCCGTGTCTTCCGCGCACGCCGCTGTCTCACACAAGCACTGGGGGCCTGGCGATGA
- a CDS encoding Asp23/Gls24 family envelope stress response protein has protein sequence MTTQTVPTPKDVSTPQTGRPPRTTAVSGGAAGADQPAPDRGRTSIADVVVVKVAGIAAREIPGVHDMGGGLSRTIGAVRDRVPGGRANVARGVKVEVGERQTAVDLDLVVEYGVSVMDVARDVRENVVDAVERITGLEVVEVNITVVDVHLPDQDESDNTTGARVE, from the coding sequence ATGACCACCCAGACCGTGCCCACCCCCAAGGACGTGTCCACCCCGCAGACCGGCAGGCCGCCCCGCACCACGGCCGTGTCCGGCGGCGCCGCCGGGGCCGACCAGCCCGCGCCCGACCGGGGCCGTACCTCGATCGCCGACGTCGTCGTCGTGAAGGTGGCCGGTATCGCGGCCCGCGAGATCCCGGGCGTGCACGACATGGGCGGCGGCCTCTCCCGCACCATCGGCGCCGTACGCGACCGGGTGCCCGGTGGCCGCGCCAACGTCGCACGAGGGGTCAAGGTCGAGGTGGGCGAACGGCAGACGGCCGTCGACCTGGACCTGGTCGTCGAGTACGGCGTCTCTGTCATGGACGTGGCCCGGGACGTCCGGGAGAACGTGGTCGACGCGGTGGAGCGGATCACCGGCCTGGAGGTCGTCGAGGTCAACATCACCGTCGTCGACGTCCACCTGCCCGACCAGGACGAGTCCGACAACACCACCGGGGCCCGCGTGGAGTGA
- a CDS encoding DUF6286 domain-containing Asp23/Gls24 family envelope stress response protein, translated as MTASAERGTTTVSERAVRRIAARAATEALPRQGSSRATGASASVRGGRAELSLGMTLPYPAPLADTVREVQRHVTARTGQLTGLSVASTRVTVTSLAAPEGPASPAPQSEQGPTPRRWWSQRRVPVALLTALAAVPCGALAFDLAQVHTAHRATAAWRTRTMAWLSEHGPGDPAVVVFGALTALLGVWLILLAVTPGRRRQSTVLIPAARVDAAVDRCVVQLLVRDAVADVAGIGAVRVRVRRRRVTVRAALCFGDRAATRDCVTSAARAALTACNLRRVPRLRVTVVPEPIWRPPLPGEATHGPAPDRPVPTSAHIPEGDTR; from the coding sequence ATGACGGCCTCCGCCGAGCGGGGCACCACCACCGTCTCGGAGCGGGCCGTGCGCCGCATCGCCGCGCGGGCGGCCACCGAGGCACTCCCCCGGCAAGGATCCTCCCGGGCGACCGGGGCCTCGGCATCCGTGCGCGGCGGGCGGGCGGAGCTGTCCCTCGGGATGACGCTGCCCTACCCGGCTCCCCTCGCCGACACCGTGCGGGAGGTGCAGCGCCATGTCACGGCACGCACCGGGCAGTTGACGGGACTGAGTGTGGCATCCACGCGGGTCACGGTCACCTCGCTGGCCGCCCCCGAGGGACCCGCGTCCCCCGCACCGCAGAGCGAGCAGGGCCCTACGCCGCGCCGTTGGTGGTCGCAGCGCCGGGTCCCCGTCGCCTTGCTCACGGCACTGGCCGCCGTGCCCTGCGGTGCGCTCGCCTTCGATCTGGCCCAGGTGCACACCGCTCACCGGGCGACCGCGGCCTGGCGGACGCGGACCATGGCCTGGCTGTCGGAGCACGGGCCGGGTGATCCGGCCGTGGTCGTTTTCGGCGCGCTGACGGCGCTGCTCGGTGTCTGGCTGATCCTGCTCGCGGTGACCCCCGGCCGGCGCCGCCAGTCCACGGTCCTGATCCCTGCGGCCCGCGTGGACGCGGCGGTGGACCGTTGCGTGGTGCAGCTGCTGGTCCGTGACGCGGTGGCGGACGTGGCGGGGATCGGCGCGGTACGCGTACGGGTGCGCAGGCGCCGCGTCACCGTTCGGGCCGCTCTCTGCTTCGGCGACCGCGCGGCCACACGGGACTGCGTCACCTCCGCCGCCCGAGCCGCCCTGACCGCATGCAATCTGCGTCGCGTCCCTCGCCTGCGCGTCACCGTCGTCCCCGAGCCGATCTGGCGCCCGCCCCTGCCGGGGGAGGCGACGCACGGCCCCGCGCCCGACCGGCCCGTGCCGACATCCGCTCACATCCCGGAAGGTGACACGCGATGA